The following coding sequences lie in one Arachis hypogaea cultivar Tifrunner chromosome 4, arahy.Tifrunner.gnm2.J5K5, whole genome shotgun sequence genomic window:
- the LOC112796396 gene encoding probable protein phosphatase 2C 34 isoform X1 — protein sequence MGCLCCNFDWNVAAAMVLFPSLLNGFARKKSCPNDDDNDERKAVKALAKEARKNGLLLSSSGTVKSSKANNFASVFTKKGQKGVNQDRLIVWEEFGWQEDMILCGVFDGHGPWGHYVSKSVMKLVPASLLCNLKENLAATSLDLNYKMEADRRNHHEFDIWKQACIKTCAAVDHHLKQNTGIDSFQSGTTALTVIKQGEDLIISNLGDSRAVLATTLDGGTLSALQLTTDMKPNLPKEAERIMESRGRVFCLEDEPGVYRVWMPNGKTPGLAISRALGDYCVKDFGLISVPEVTQRKLNSRDQFLILASDGVWDVISNQEAVKIVGSSEEKGKAAERLVKCAKHEWKRKRRGIAIDDISAICLFFQPHNNFLTSPSYNV from the exons ATGGGGTGTT TGTGTTGCAACTTTGATTGGAATGTAGCAGCAGCCATGGTTCTTTTTCCATCTCTTCTCAATGGATTTGCAAGAAAGAAAAGTTGTCCAAACGATGATGACAATGATGAAAGGAAAGCCGTGAAAGCACTCgcgaaggaagcaaggaagaatggCTTGTTATTGAGTTCATCAGGAACTGTTAAGTCTTCCAAGGCCAACAACTTTGCCTCAGTTTTCACAAAGAAGGGCCAGAAAGGAGTCAATCAAGATCGCCTCATTGTTTGGGAG GAATTTGGTTGGCAAGAAGACATGATATTGTGTGGAGTTTTTGATGGACATGGCCCTTGGGGACACTATGTGTCCAAAAGTGTCATGAAACTTGTCCCTGCCTCTTTGCTATGCAATTTGAAGGAAAATCTTGCTGCAACATCTCTTGACCTGAATTACAAGATGGAAGCAGATAGGAGGAACCACCATGAATTTGACATATGGAAGCAGGCATGCATAAAGACTTGTGCTGCTGTTGATCATCATCTAAAGCAGAATACTGGGATTGATTCCTTTCAAAGTGGTACTACAGCTTTGACAGTTATCAAACAG GGTGAAGATCTGATTATATCAAACTTAGGAGATTCAAGGGCAGTATTGGCAACAACTTTAGATGGTGGCACACTAAGTGCCCTTCAGCTTACAACTGACATGAAGCCAAATTTACCTA AGGAGGCAGAGAGGATAATGGAATCAAGAGGGAGGGTGTTTTGTCTAGAAGATGAGCCAGGAGTGTATAGGGTGTGGATGCCAAATGGTAAAACACCAGGACTTGCAATATCAAGAGCATTGGGTGATTATTGTGTCAAGGATTTTGGACTAATCTCTGTGCCTGAAGTCACTCAAAGGAAGCTAAACTCTAGAGATCAATTTCTCATCTTGGCTAGTGATGGG GTATGGGATGTAATTTCGAACCAAGAAGCAGTGAAAATCGTTGGTTCAAGTGAAGAGAAAGGAAAAGCTGCCGAGAGATTGGTGAAATGCGCTAAGCATGAATGGAAGAGGAAGCGAAGAGGCATTGCCATTGATGACATCTCAGCTATCTGCCTCTTCTTTCAGCCCCATAATAACTTTCTCACATCACCATCATATAATGTATAG
- the LOC112796396 gene encoding probable protein phosphatase 2C 34 isoform X2 has product MVLFPSLLNGFARKKSCPNDDDNDERKAVKALAKEARKNGLLLSSSGTVKSSKANNFASVFTKKGQKGVNQDRLIVWEEFGWQEDMILCGVFDGHGPWGHYVSKSVMKLVPASLLCNLKENLAATSLDLNYKMEADRRNHHEFDIWKQACIKTCAAVDHHLKQNTGIDSFQSGTTALTVIKQGEDLIISNLGDSRAVLATTLDGGTLSALQLTTDMKPNLPKEAERIMESRGRVFCLEDEPGVYRVWMPNGKTPGLAISRALGDYCVKDFGLISVPEVTQRKLNSRDQFLILASDGVWDVISNQEAVKIVGSSEEKGKAAERLVKCAKHEWKRKRRGIAIDDISAICLFFQPHNNFLTSPSYNV; this is encoded by the exons ATGGTTCTTTTTCCATCTCTTCTCAATGGATTTGCAAGAAAGAAAAGTTGTCCAAACGATGATGACAATGATGAAAGGAAAGCCGTGAAAGCACTCgcgaaggaagcaaggaagaatggCTTGTTATTGAGTTCATCAGGAACTGTTAAGTCTTCCAAGGCCAACAACTTTGCCTCAGTTTTCACAAAGAAGGGCCAGAAAGGAGTCAATCAAGATCGCCTCATTGTTTGGGAG GAATTTGGTTGGCAAGAAGACATGATATTGTGTGGAGTTTTTGATGGACATGGCCCTTGGGGACACTATGTGTCCAAAAGTGTCATGAAACTTGTCCCTGCCTCTTTGCTATGCAATTTGAAGGAAAATCTTGCTGCAACATCTCTTGACCTGAATTACAAGATGGAAGCAGATAGGAGGAACCACCATGAATTTGACATATGGAAGCAGGCATGCATAAAGACTTGTGCTGCTGTTGATCATCATCTAAAGCAGAATACTGGGATTGATTCCTTTCAAAGTGGTACTACAGCTTTGACAGTTATCAAACAG GGTGAAGATCTGATTATATCAAACTTAGGAGATTCAAGGGCAGTATTGGCAACAACTTTAGATGGTGGCACACTAAGTGCCCTTCAGCTTACAACTGACATGAAGCCAAATTTACCTA AGGAGGCAGAGAGGATAATGGAATCAAGAGGGAGGGTGTTTTGTCTAGAAGATGAGCCAGGAGTGTATAGGGTGTGGATGCCAAATGGTAAAACACCAGGACTTGCAATATCAAGAGCATTGGGTGATTATTGTGTCAAGGATTTTGGACTAATCTCTGTGCCTGAAGTCACTCAAAGGAAGCTAAACTCTAGAGATCAATTTCTCATCTTGGCTAGTGATGGG GTATGGGATGTAATTTCGAACCAAGAAGCAGTGAAAATCGTTGGTTCAAGTGAAGAGAAAGGAAAAGCTGCCGAGAGATTGGTGAAATGCGCTAAGCATGAATGGAAGAGGAAGCGAAGAGGCATTGCCATTGATGACATCTCAGCTATCTGCCTCTTCTTTCAGCCCCATAATAACTTTCTCACATCACCATCATATAATGTATAG